A genomic segment from Conger conger chromosome 2, fConCon1.1, whole genome shotgun sequence encodes:
- the pecam1b gene encoding platelet endothelial cell adhesion molecule isoform X5: MWAAQLPPLRMGLQPLLLLLLLATSLVSPTRVQDAEPRPVFLIDSVKLKVLPGHNVGSGTNVTLQCVPKITSGTGKAPSYQSIFYRDGDLVFTQNSTTASLLHIPGARVANSGSYSCVVSGYGMRKESKSETLSVTGLQTPVLILNKSFVTEGEEVTVSCSAPEELGKFFFYFYEESKEVTKVQASTNWAKAPLIFSSQGNKSLHCDYVVVLHPGSMRSNQSKTVNVFVQELSIRPSIEIQPSTNVIEGDILNITCKVIGSLYESVNVYVSKDNKLLQTGLGRSVFSKKMLSDDSGTYECKLQMGNLLKTVNSSVVVSELFSKPVLTMHPKEVFEKEPFSLACNSLNISTLRIQENNVKYSIFKNGKILTLGTFHGKYNRRADTSLNGNYTCYAVAHMIRKTSNTIVFKAKVLVSKPLMKVSGNVIVGKNLSIQCHCENGSLPISYTLLNKKVPVHPVMTVWQPNDTALFNVTIRRKEDIKNFTCEAENNGYSSKKESDVLNVTVIEPVSKPNLLIMPYLGDVTEGEDLYLQCTVKDGSPPITFEWYRDGLDQPLYSTKSKGRSESYRLGRATSNHSSSYHCKADNQAKEEMLSKAGTINVRLARWKKILIGVFCIVLLVSLIGFGCYRYRVKRDSGDARGRSVWSERESHSDNDEQSSEEAPKEPDVEYTEVVHPQPADSSRAPVRKGTDTVYTELQNSPQDVTDHSGYQGSVEYAQLNHDLPEPVEAV, from the exons ATGTGGGCCGCCCAGCTGCCCCCTCTCAGAATGGGCCTCCAgcctctgctcctgctcctgctcctggccACCT cTCTTGTTTCGCCAACCCGAGTGCAAGATGCTGAGCCTCGGCCTG TTTTCTTAATAGACAGTGTCAAGCTCAAGGTTTTGCCTGGACACAACGTGGGGAGTGGCACCAATGTGACACTACAGTGTGTCCCAAAAATCACCTCTGGCACAGGGAAAGCCCCGAGCTACCAGTCCATCTTCTACAGGGACGGTGATCTGGTATTCACCCAAAACTCCACCACAGCAAGCCTGCTGCATATACCAGGGGCCAGAGTGGCTAACTCTGGATCGTACTCATGCGTTGTGTCTGGGTATGGAATGCGCAAGGAAAGCAAGTCTGAAACGTTGAGTGTCACAG GCTTGCAGACCCCGGTTCTCATCCTCAACAAGAGCTTTGTAACTGAGGGGGAAGAGGTGACGGTCTCCTGCAGTGCCCCTGAGGAACTTGGCAAGTTCTTCTTCTACTTTTACGAAGAGTCGAAGGAAGTTACAAAAGTACAAGCCTCCACCAACTGGGCAAAGGCACCGCtcattttttcttcacaagGAAATAAGAGCTTGCACTGTGACTATGTTGTCGTCCTGCACCCAGGTTCTATGCGTTCAAACCAAAGCAAGacagtaaatgtttttgtgcagG AGCTATCCATCAGACCCTCAATTGAGATACAGCCTAGCACAAATGTCATTGAAGGAGACATTCTGAACATCACATGTAAGGTCATCGGCTCACTTTACGAATCCGTCAATGTGTATGTGTCCAAGGACAATAAGCTGTTGCAAACGGGATTAGGCAGAAGTGTCTTTTCAAAGAAAATGCTGTCTGACGACTCGGGGACGTATGAgtgtaaattacagatgggaaATTTGCTGAAAACAGTCAACAGTTCTGTCGTGGTTTCAG AACTGTTTTCAAAGCCAGTTTTGACAATGCACCCCAAGGAGGTGTTTGAAAAGGAGCCCTTCTCATTAGCCTGTAACAGTCTCAATATCTCCACTCTAAGGATCCAagaaaataatgtgaaatacAGCATTTTTAAGAATGGCAAGATTCTAACACTAGGAACTTTTCATGGAAAATACAATCGTCGAGCAGATACCTCCCTCAATGGAAATTACACCTGCTATGCAGTAGCCCATATGATACGAAAAACTAGCAACACTATAGTGTTCAAAGCAAAAG TCCTCGTCTCCAAGCCATTAATGAAGGTCTCTGGAAACGTTATTGTGGGGAAGAATCTCTCGATCCAATGCCACTGTGAGAATGGCAGCCTGCCCATCAGTTACACCCTATTGAACAAAAAAGTACCAGTGCACCCTGTCATGACAGTATGGCAGCCCAACGACACTGCTTTGTTCAATGTCACCATAAGGAGGAAGGAGGACATTAAGAATTTCACCTGTGAGGCCGAGAACAATGGCTACTCTTCGAAGAAGGAGAGTGATGTGCTCAACGTTACAGTCATAG AACCTGTGTCAAAACCAAACCTGCTCATTATGCCATACTTGGGGGATGTCACCGAGGGAGAGGATCTGTACCTTCAGTGCACTGTCAAAGACGGCTCTCCCCCAATCACCTTCGAGTGGTACCGCGATGGATTGGACCAGCCCCTGTACTCCACGAAGTCAAAGGGGAGGTCTGAATCGTATCGTTTGGGTCGAGCAACGAGTAATCACAGCAGCTCGTATCACTGCAAGGCTGACAACCAGGCCAAAGAAGAAATGCTGAGCAAGGCGGGCACCATCAACG TGAGACTGGCCAGGTGGAAGAAGATCCTGATTGGTGTCTTCTGCATTGTACTTCTGGTGTCCTTGATCGGCTTTGGGTGCTATCGATACAGGGtcaagagag ACAGCGGCGATGCTAGGGGAAGGAGCGTCTGGAGCGAGAGGGAGTCGCACTCTG ACAACGATGAGCAGAGCAGCGAGGAGGCACCGAAGGAGCCTGATGTGGAGTACACCGAGGTGGTCCATCCTCAGCCTGCAGACAGCTCACGAG CTCCAGTGAGGAAAGGCACAGATACTGTGTACACCGAGCTCCAGAACTCTCCTCAAG ATGTAACTGACCACTCTGGCTAT
- the pecam1b gene encoding platelet endothelial cell adhesion molecule isoform X4 has translation MWAAQLPPLRMGLQPLLLLLLLATSLVSPTRVQDAEPRPVFLIDSVKLKVLPGHNVGSGTNVTLQCVPKITSGTGKAPSYQSIFYRDGDLVFTQNSTTASLLHIPGARVANSGSYSCVVSGYGMRKESKSETLSVTGLQTPVLILNKSFVTEGEEVTVSCSAPEELGKFFFYFYEESKEVTKVQASTNWAKAPLIFSSQGNKSLHCDYVVVLHPGSMRSNQSKTVNVFVQELSIRPSIEIQPSTNVIEGDILNITCKVIGSLYESVNVYVSKDNKLLQTGLGRSVFSKKMLSDDSGTYECKLQMGNLLKTVNSSVVVSELFSKPVLTMHPKEVFEKEPFSLACNSLNISTLRIQENNVKYSIFKNGKILTLGTFHGKYNRRADTSLNGNYTCYAVAHMIRKTSNTIVFKAKVLVSKPLMKVSGNVIVGKNLSIQCHCENGSLPISYTLLNKKVPVHPVMTVWQPNDTALFNVTIRRKEDIKNFTCEAENNGYSSKKESDVLNVTVIEPVSKPNLLIMPYLGDVTEGEDLYLQCTVKDGSPPITFEWYRDGLDQPLYSTKSKGRSESYRLGRATSNHSSSYHCKADNQAKEEMLSKAGTINVRLARWKKILIGVFCIVLLVSLIGFGCYRYRVKRGKRESATELSVKPSSPKSEDSLTVSLAHSTEVYNADKDSGDARGRSVWSERESHSDNDEQSSEEAPKEPDVEYTEVVHPQPADSSRDVTDHSGYGSVEYAQLNHDLPEPVEAV, from the exons ATGTGGGCCGCCCAGCTGCCCCCTCTCAGAATGGGCCTCCAgcctctgctcctgctcctgctcctggccACCT cTCTTGTTTCGCCAACCCGAGTGCAAGATGCTGAGCCTCGGCCTG TTTTCTTAATAGACAGTGTCAAGCTCAAGGTTTTGCCTGGACACAACGTGGGGAGTGGCACCAATGTGACACTACAGTGTGTCCCAAAAATCACCTCTGGCACAGGGAAAGCCCCGAGCTACCAGTCCATCTTCTACAGGGACGGTGATCTGGTATTCACCCAAAACTCCACCACAGCAAGCCTGCTGCATATACCAGGGGCCAGAGTGGCTAACTCTGGATCGTACTCATGCGTTGTGTCTGGGTATGGAATGCGCAAGGAAAGCAAGTCTGAAACGTTGAGTGTCACAG GCTTGCAGACCCCGGTTCTCATCCTCAACAAGAGCTTTGTAACTGAGGGGGAAGAGGTGACGGTCTCCTGCAGTGCCCCTGAGGAACTTGGCAAGTTCTTCTTCTACTTTTACGAAGAGTCGAAGGAAGTTACAAAAGTACAAGCCTCCACCAACTGGGCAAAGGCACCGCtcattttttcttcacaagGAAATAAGAGCTTGCACTGTGACTATGTTGTCGTCCTGCACCCAGGTTCTATGCGTTCAAACCAAAGCAAGacagtaaatgtttttgtgcagG AGCTATCCATCAGACCCTCAATTGAGATACAGCCTAGCACAAATGTCATTGAAGGAGACATTCTGAACATCACATGTAAGGTCATCGGCTCACTTTACGAATCCGTCAATGTGTATGTGTCCAAGGACAATAAGCTGTTGCAAACGGGATTAGGCAGAAGTGTCTTTTCAAAGAAAATGCTGTCTGACGACTCGGGGACGTATGAgtgtaaattacagatgggaaATTTGCTGAAAACAGTCAACAGTTCTGTCGTGGTTTCAG AACTGTTTTCAAAGCCAGTTTTGACAATGCACCCCAAGGAGGTGTTTGAAAAGGAGCCCTTCTCATTAGCCTGTAACAGTCTCAATATCTCCACTCTAAGGATCCAagaaaataatgtgaaatacAGCATTTTTAAGAATGGCAAGATTCTAACACTAGGAACTTTTCATGGAAAATACAATCGTCGAGCAGATACCTCCCTCAATGGAAATTACACCTGCTATGCAGTAGCCCATATGATACGAAAAACTAGCAACACTATAGTGTTCAAAGCAAAAG TCCTCGTCTCCAAGCCATTAATGAAGGTCTCTGGAAACGTTATTGTGGGGAAGAATCTCTCGATCCAATGCCACTGTGAGAATGGCAGCCTGCCCATCAGTTACACCCTATTGAACAAAAAAGTACCAGTGCACCCTGTCATGACAGTATGGCAGCCCAACGACACTGCTTTGTTCAATGTCACCATAAGGAGGAAGGAGGACATTAAGAATTTCACCTGTGAGGCCGAGAACAATGGCTACTCTTCGAAGAAGGAGAGTGATGTGCTCAACGTTACAGTCATAG AACCTGTGTCAAAACCAAACCTGCTCATTATGCCATACTTGGGGGATGTCACCGAGGGAGAGGATCTGTACCTTCAGTGCACTGTCAAAGACGGCTCTCCCCCAATCACCTTCGAGTGGTACCGCGATGGATTGGACCAGCCCCTGTACTCCACGAAGTCAAAGGGGAGGTCTGAATCGTATCGTTTGGGTCGAGCAACGAGTAATCACAGCAGCTCGTATCACTGCAAGGCTGACAACCAGGCCAAAGAAGAAATGCTGAGCAAGGCGGGCACCATCAACG TGAGACTGGCCAGGTGGAAGAAGATCCTGATTGGTGTCTTCTGCATTGTACTTCTGGTGTCCTTGATCGGCTTTGGGTGCTATCGATACAGGGtcaagagag GTAAAAGGGAGTCTGCCACAGAGCTGTCAGT AAAGCCTTCGAGCCCTAAATCAGAGGACTCTCTCACTGTGAGTCTTGCCCACAGCACGGAAGTATATAACGCTGACAAAG ACAGCGGCGATGCTAGGGGAAGGAGCGTCTGGAGCGAGAGGGAGTCGCACTCTG ACAACGATGAGCAGAGCAGCGAGGAGGCACCGAAGGAGCCTGATGTGGAGTACACCGAGGTGGTCCATCCTCAGCCTGCAGACAGCTCACGAG ATGTAACTGACCACTCTGGCTAT
- the pecam1b gene encoding platelet endothelial cell adhesion molecule isoform X3, with amino-acid sequence MWAAQLPPLRMGLQPLLLLLLLATSLVSPTRVQDAEPRPVFLIDSVKLKVLPGHNVGSGTNVTLQCVPKITSGTGKAPSYQSIFYRDGDLVFTQNSTTASLLHIPGARVANSGSYSCVVSGYGMRKESKSETLSVTGLQTPVLILNKSFVTEGEEVTVSCSAPEELGKFFFYFYEESKEVTKVQASTNWAKAPLIFSSQGNKSLHCDYVVVLHPGSMRSNQSKTVNVFVQELSIRPSIEIQPSTNVIEGDILNITCKVIGSLYESVNVYVSKDNKLLQTGLGRSVFSKKMLSDDSGTYECKLQMGNLLKTVNSSVVVSELFSKPVLTMHPKEVFEKEPFSLACNSLNISTLRIQENNVKYSIFKNGKILTLGTFHGKYNRRADTSLNGNYTCYAVAHMIRKTSNTIVFKAKVLVSKPLMKVSGNVIVGKNLSIQCHCENGSLPISYTLLNKKVPVHPVMTVWQPNDTALFNVTIRRKEDIKNFTCEAENNGYSSKKESDVLNVTVIEPVSKPNLLIMPYLGDVTEGEDLYLQCTVKDGSPPITFEWYRDGLDQPLYSTKSKGRSESYRLGRATSNHSSSYHCKADNQAKEEMLSKAGTINVRLARWKKILIGVFCIVLLVSLIGFGCYRYRVKRGKRESATELSVKPSSPKSEDSLTVSLAHSTEVYNADKDSGDARGRSVWSERESHSDNDEQSSEEAPKEPDVEYTEVVHPQPADSSRDVTDHSGYQGSVEYAQLNHDLPEPVEAV; translated from the exons ATGTGGGCCGCCCAGCTGCCCCCTCTCAGAATGGGCCTCCAgcctctgctcctgctcctgctcctggccACCT cTCTTGTTTCGCCAACCCGAGTGCAAGATGCTGAGCCTCGGCCTG TTTTCTTAATAGACAGTGTCAAGCTCAAGGTTTTGCCTGGACACAACGTGGGGAGTGGCACCAATGTGACACTACAGTGTGTCCCAAAAATCACCTCTGGCACAGGGAAAGCCCCGAGCTACCAGTCCATCTTCTACAGGGACGGTGATCTGGTATTCACCCAAAACTCCACCACAGCAAGCCTGCTGCATATACCAGGGGCCAGAGTGGCTAACTCTGGATCGTACTCATGCGTTGTGTCTGGGTATGGAATGCGCAAGGAAAGCAAGTCTGAAACGTTGAGTGTCACAG GCTTGCAGACCCCGGTTCTCATCCTCAACAAGAGCTTTGTAACTGAGGGGGAAGAGGTGACGGTCTCCTGCAGTGCCCCTGAGGAACTTGGCAAGTTCTTCTTCTACTTTTACGAAGAGTCGAAGGAAGTTACAAAAGTACAAGCCTCCACCAACTGGGCAAAGGCACCGCtcattttttcttcacaagGAAATAAGAGCTTGCACTGTGACTATGTTGTCGTCCTGCACCCAGGTTCTATGCGTTCAAACCAAAGCAAGacagtaaatgtttttgtgcagG AGCTATCCATCAGACCCTCAATTGAGATACAGCCTAGCACAAATGTCATTGAAGGAGACATTCTGAACATCACATGTAAGGTCATCGGCTCACTTTACGAATCCGTCAATGTGTATGTGTCCAAGGACAATAAGCTGTTGCAAACGGGATTAGGCAGAAGTGTCTTTTCAAAGAAAATGCTGTCTGACGACTCGGGGACGTATGAgtgtaaattacagatgggaaATTTGCTGAAAACAGTCAACAGTTCTGTCGTGGTTTCAG AACTGTTTTCAAAGCCAGTTTTGACAATGCACCCCAAGGAGGTGTTTGAAAAGGAGCCCTTCTCATTAGCCTGTAACAGTCTCAATATCTCCACTCTAAGGATCCAagaaaataatgtgaaatacAGCATTTTTAAGAATGGCAAGATTCTAACACTAGGAACTTTTCATGGAAAATACAATCGTCGAGCAGATACCTCCCTCAATGGAAATTACACCTGCTATGCAGTAGCCCATATGATACGAAAAACTAGCAACACTATAGTGTTCAAAGCAAAAG TCCTCGTCTCCAAGCCATTAATGAAGGTCTCTGGAAACGTTATTGTGGGGAAGAATCTCTCGATCCAATGCCACTGTGAGAATGGCAGCCTGCCCATCAGTTACACCCTATTGAACAAAAAAGTACCAGTGCACCCTGTCATGACAGTATGGCAGCCCAACGACACTGCTTTGTTCAATGTCACCATAAGGAGGAAGGAGGACATTAAGAATTTCACCTGTGAGGCCGAGAACAATGGCTACTCTTCGAAGAAGGAGAGTGATGTGCTCAACGTTACAGTCATAG AACCTGTGTCAAAACCAAACCTGCTCATTATGCCATACTTGGGGGATGTCACCGAGGGAGAGGATCTGTACCTTCAGTGCACTGTCAAAGACGGCTCTCCCCCAATCACCTTCGAGTGGTACCGCGATGGATTGGACCAGCCCCTGTACTCCACGAAGTCAAAGGGGAGGTCTGAATCGTATCGTTTGGGTCGAGCAACGAGTAATCACAGCAGCTCGTATCACTGCAAGGCTGACAACCAGGCCAAAGAAGAAATGCTGAGCAAGGCGGGCACCATCAACG TGAGACTGGCCAGGTGGAAGAAGATCCTGATTGGTGTCTTCTGCATTGTACTTCTGGTGTCCTTGATCGGCTTTGGGTGCTATCGATACAGGGtcaagagag GTAAAAGGGAGTCTGCCACAGAGCTGTCAGT AAAGCCTTCGAGCCCTAAATCAGAGGACTCTCTCACTGTGAGTCTTGCCCACAGCACGGAAGTATATAACGCTGACAAAG ACAGCGGCGATGCTAGGGGAAGGAGCGTCTGGAGCGAGAGGGAGTCGCACTCTG ACAACGATGAGCAGAGCAGCGAGGAGGCACCGAAGGAGCCTGATGTGGAGTACACCGAGGTGGTCCATCCTCAGCCTGCAGACAGCTCACGAG ATGTAACTGACCACTCTGGCTAT
- the pecam1b gene encoding platelet endothelial cell adhesion molecule isoform X2 has protein sequence MWAAQLPPLRMGLQPLLLLLLLATSLVSPTRVQDAEPRPVFLIDSVKLKVLPGHNVGSGTNVTLQCVPKITSGTGKAPSYQSIFYRDGDLVFTQNSTTASLLHIPGARVANSGSYSCVVSGYGMRKESKSETLSVTGLQTPVLILNKSFVTEGEEVTVSCSAPEELGKFFFYFYEESKEVTKVQASTNWAKAPLIFSSQGNKSLHCDYVVVLHPGSMRSNQSKTVNVFVQELSIRPSIEIQPSTNVIEGDILNITCKVIGSLYESVNVYVSKDNKLLQTGLGRSVFSKKMLSDDSGTYECKLQMGNLLKTVNSSVVVSELFSKPVLTMHPKEVFEKEPFSLACNSLNISTLRIQENNVKYSIFKNGKILTLGTFHGKYNRRADTSLNGNYTCYAVAHMIRKTSNTIVFKAKVLVSKPLMKVSGNVIVGKNLSIQCHCENGSLPISYTLLNKKVPVHPVMTVWQPNDTALFNVTIRRKEDIKNFTCEAENNGYSSKKESDVLNVTVIEPVSKPNLLIMPYLGDVTEGEDLYLQCTVKDGSPPITFEWYRDGLDQPLYSTKSKGRSESYRLGRATSNHSSSYHCKADNQAKEEMLSKAGTINVRLARWKKILIGVFCIVLLVSLIGFGCYRYRVKRGKRESATELSVKPSSPKSEDSLTVSLAHSTEVYNADKDSGDARGRSVWSERESHSDNDEQSSEEAPKEPDVEYTEVVHPQPADSSRAPVRKGTDTVYTELQNSPQDVTDHSGYGSVEYAQLNHDLPEPVEAV, from the exons ATGTGGGCCGCCCAGCTGCCCCCTCTCAGAATGGGCCTCCAgcctctgctcctgctcctgctcctggccACCT cTCTTGTTTCGCCAACCCGAGTGCAAGATGCTGAGCCTCGGCCTG TTTTCTTAATAGACAGTGTCAAGCTCAAGGTTTTGCCTGGACACAACGTGGGGAGTGGCACCAATGTGACACTACAGTGTGTCCCAAAAATCACCTCTGGCACAGGGAAAGCCCCGAGCTACCAGTCCATCTTCTACAGGGACGGTGATCTGGTATTCACCCAAAACTCCACCACAGCAAGCCTGCTGCATATACCAGGGGCCAGAGTGGCTAACTCTGGATCGTACTCATGCGTTGTGTCTGGGTATGGAATGCGCAAGGAAAGCAAGTCTGAAACGTTGAGTGTCACAG GCTTGCAGACCCCGGTTCTCATCCTCAACAAGAGCTTTGTAACTGAGGGGGAAGAGGTGACGGTCTCCTGCAGTGCCCCTGAGGAACTTGGCAAGTTCTTCTTCTACTTTTACGAAGAGTCGAAGGAAGTTACAAAAGTACAAGCCTCCACCAACTGGGCAAAGGCACCGCtcattttttcttcacaagGAAATAAGAGCTTGCACTGTGACTATGTTGTCGTCCTGCACCCAGGTTCTATGCGTTCAAACCAAAGCAAGacagtaaatgtttttgtgcagG AGCTATCCATCAGACCCTCAATTGAGATACAGCCTAGCACAAATGTCATTGAAGGAGACATTCTGAACATCACATGTAAGGTCATCGGCTCACTTTACGAATCCGTCAATGTGTATGTGTCCAAGGACAATAAGCTGTTGCAAACGGGATTAGGCAGAAGTGTCTTTTCAAAGAAAATGCTGTCTGACGACTCGGGGACGTATGAgtgtaaattacagatgggaaATTTGCTGAAAACAGTCAACAGTTCTGTCGTGGTTTCAG AACTGTTTTCAAAGCCAGTTTTGACAATGCACCCCAAGGAGGTGTTTGAAAAGGAGCCCTTCTCATTAGCCTGTAACAGTCTCAATATCTCCACTCTAAGGATCCAagaaaataatgtgaaatacAGCATTTTTAAGAATGGCAAGATTCTAACACTAGGAACTTTTCATGGAAAATACAATCGTCGAGCAGATACCTCCCTCAATGGAAATTACACCTGCTATGCAGTAGCCCATATGATACGAAAAACTAGCAACACTATAGTGTTCAAAGCAAAAG TCCTCGTCTCCAAGCCATTAATGAAGGTCTCTGGAAACGTTATTGTGGGGAAGAATCTCTCGATCCAATGCCACTGTGAGAATGGCAGCCTGCCCATCAGTTACACCCTATTGAACAAAAAAGTACCAGTGCACCCTGTCATGACAGTATGGCAGCCCAACGACACTGCTTTGTTCAATGTCACCATAAGGAGGAAGGAGGACATTAAGAATTTCACCTGTGAGGCCGAGAACAATGGCTACTCTTCGAAGAAGGAGAGTGATGTGCTCAACGTTACAGTCATAG AACCTGTGTCAAAACCAAACCTGCTCATTATGCCATACTTGGGGGATGTCACCGAGGGAGAGGATCTGTACCTTCAGTGCACTGTCAAAGACGGCTCTCCCCCAATCACCTTCGAGTGGTACCGCGATGGATTGGACCAGCCCCTGTACTCCACGAAGTCAAAGGGGAGGTCTGAATCGTATCGTTTGGGTCGAGCAACGAGTAATCACAGCAGCTCGTATCACTGCAAGGCTGACAACCAGGCCAAAGAAGAAATGCTGAGCAAGGCGGGCACCATCAACG TGAGACTGGCCAGGTGGAAGAAGATCCTGATTGGTGTCTTCTGCATTGTACTTCTGGTGTCCTTGATCGGCTTTGGGTGCTATCGATACAGGGtcaagagag GTAAAAGGGAGTCTGCCACAGAGCTGTCAGT AAAGCCTTCGAGCCCTAAATCAGAGGACTCTCTCACTGTGAGTCTTGCCCACAGCACGGAAGTATATAACGCTGACAAAG ACAGCGGCGATGCTAGGGGAAGGAGCGTCTGGAGCGAGAGGGAGTCGCACTCTG ACAACGATGAGCAGAGCAGCGAGGAGGCACCGAAGGAGCCTGATGTGGAGTACACCGAGGTGGTCCATCCTCAGCCTGCAGACAGCTCACGAG CTCCAGTGAGGAAAGGCACAGATACTGTGTACACCGAGCTCCAGAACTCTCCTCAAG ATGTAACTGACCACTCTGGCTAT